Within the Setaria viridis chromosome 3, Setaria_viridis_v4.0, whole genome shotgun sequence genome, the region CCGGTTAAATTAGAGGGACACTGCAGATCGATCCCAAATTAAGACGAAGCTAGCTGGGGCCGGGCGAGCTAGCGGCGCCTGGTGTTGCTGCTGGCGTCGTCGGCGCGGAGGAAGTGCAGCAGCACCGGGCTCTTGCACCGCGGGCACTTGGGCTGCTTCTCCTCCCCGGACAGCATCACGTACATGAGGCACTGCGggcaccccaccaccaccatcggcTTCGCCGcctgcaccacctcctcctccgcgtccgACGACACgcacgagctcgccggcgacgacgaatCTGCCACCGCCCCGGCCATCGTCGACCTCTTGCCCTGCTCGCTGCTCATGCACCTGCCCTTAATTGCCTGCCTATAGCTTTTGGCTCTTGCCCGTCGTGCAGACTGGAAAacaagagaggagaggagagtctctttggtttggtttggttggcTTGTGAAAGAATGGTGCAGCTCCGGAGCATTTATATATAGCGCTGCGCTGTGCGGTGCGCGCCTTGCCGTTGCCGGTGAAGTAGTGAAGAGGGGAACACGGGGGTCGTATATGGCGCCACCACCGAGCCACTTCGGTGCCGCATCAACAGCTAAACACTTCAATTccagcttcctcctcctctgaatAATCAAACACTTCCATCGATCGTGCAGTAGCAGCTGCAATAGTTGCAACCAGATAAGATACGCCACTCCTAGTGCAATCAAAGGTTATTTTAGGTCAAGCAGTACGTCTGTATTCATCGTGTTTTACAGCCATGCTAGCTATGTCAAAGATCAAAACGAGGGCCAGACACCTACCACTGGTCCCTTCGCAACCTTTATTTGTATTGTACTACTGCCTGGAAATTCAGACGACCTACTGCCTACTCTCTTTGACATTATAAGGCTTATTTCGTTTCTTAGGATAAGTCTTTGATCAGCACTTCCCTATTACCCTCTGTCCCGAAATATAACCATTATCTAGATTTGTCCTAACTCAAACTGTATTAagcttgatcaaatttatacgaAAGAGTATCAGCATCTACCACATCAAATAAGCATACTATACAAGTATATTTTATAATAGGTCTAATAATACtaatttgatatcataaatccATTGTTCTCTAATATAAGTTTAGCCAAAGTGAAGATCATTTGACTTAGAGCAAAAgagaaatgcttatattttagGATGGATGGAGATGGAGTAGTAAAGAATCCAAACTTTTGTAGTACTTGTACAAAAGGTGATTGGCTTGGACTGTCTCATTTCGAACACGTGAAAGCATCTTCTGTTTCAAAATGTCGTCCAACAACCATAGACCAGTGATGCAGAAACTGCAGTGGTAATCAATGAAATTGAATTGTGCATAGTTGCATGCGTTGCTTAGCGAGTACGTGCTCCAGGGGTCCGTCAATATAAGATCTACTTTGATTTCGAAAAGTCAAACTTTGCAAGTTTTGACAACGATCAGCCAAAGTTTTACGTCCTCAAAATTTCATTAATAGATTCATAATTTAAAGTACTTTCAGGAGGATATTGATTTTTATAGAAGTTGACAATACTATATTGTAAGAAAAATTGAAGGTCAAAATCTACTTTCAGTGTTTTCTTCTATCAAAATATTACATTTGTTATTTATAGAGGGTGGGAGTACTCCAAGCAGGAGCACAGACGGgggaaaatcccaaaaatgctTGAACTacgaaaaaaaatccaagataGTATTTTGAAACAGCGGAAGTACCTTTAGTAGACTGGAAAAGATTCACAAGTTGCACCAAATGATAATAAAAACATCACCATAATACCACCATACACGGCTGCCGTATCGCTAACTTTTTGAAACAGAAAAAATCCACCCCCTTACGAGCTCAGCAACATTTTCCCAAAATTTGGGTCGTTGCCCTCTTGTCGTGTCGCTAGCAGTTTCTCAAGTAGGAATAACCAAAAACATTCCCCACCTCTTTCCCCTTTCCATCCTCCGGCCATAGCCTTTAGTTAGATAGTCTCTCTAAGAAAATGCATGTGGAGTTTTCTCCCCACAAAAGGAAATGCACATGGAATTTTCGCAAAGACAAGATAAAAGGGAAACACGTATTGACGTGCATACTAAAGGTTTATTCTGTGAattatttatatatgaaaagaaCATTCAAGTCACATAGTATTGCACTGCAACTACAATGAAGATTTCCTTGCAAGAATTTATGGTGCATATGAATTCAGAAGGGCAATGCAGCTAAGCAAACATAAATAATGGGCATAAATGAAGCACTGTTTTATCTTGTGGCAAGACTTGAATGTGGGAGGCCACTTTTGATTCAATGAAAGATACCAGCCAGCTAAGATTCGCAGCTCATATCACACACAAGCGCACAAGCACACACCAGTCAAGAAATGTAATGCCGTCTTGTGCAGGCAGGCATTCAAGTGTCCCGGCTAGTAAAAGCTCTCAGCTTGGACAGGGGCGAGCAATTCCAAGCTCACACTGAATCGGGCTGTGCTACGTTAAGGCTCATTTGATTGAAGCTGCTGTACTGGAAGATGCCAAACCTTAAATGAGAAAACAGTCATCATGTATAACTTGATTGGAGCTGTACTTCAGTTTCAAGAGGGAATTCCCCCCCATTCAATCAGCACAGAGACTGTTTTAAAGCAGAAGCCACCAATCTAAGCTCTTATTATACCATATGTAAAATCATTAGAACAAAGACAAGGATCCACACACATTATCTAGCAAGTTGGTTTAAAATCATCAGTTGGTTTTGGTAGCACGCAATTCAGCTAATCAACTCATAGCTTATCAAAGGAAGAGAAGAGGTTACAAAGCTCTGTGTATACACTACTATAACATAGGAGTACTGTCCTGGCCAAGTGCAGTTACAAGTCCTGTGCTGGGAAATGCTCGCTCAATGCCAATGACAGAGCCACAGAGGCGGTATTCAACCATAGCCCCACAAACCCCTACTCCCTAGGTCCTACTAATGTCATACTATGAAATGAGTGCAGAGGCCTTCTTAATTTCTTATTATGGCTGGTACGATTGACATGAACGACGCAAAAGAAAGCCAAGAATTTCCTTTTTGCAAAATGTTGCGCAGAGTCATTGTACAAGAAAACCTACCTGGAACAGATGTCAAATAAGCTAGGTAAAAATATAGCTTAACCAGCATTTCTCTAATTATACGAAACTGAACTTAACTCATGAGTTAGGTTGCGCTGGTAATAGAGCAATAACAAGAATGAACTTGTCAATATCTCAAGAGTATAGCGAATATTTACCTGTACTACGAGTCATTGGTCTGTACAGAAACACACATAACTGAGTGACCTTCGTCTGTTGCATTGACAGCCTGTGCCTTCAGCCCCAGCAGAAGTGTTACTGAGCGTCTGCGACTCTTGAAGAAATGCCACAGAGCCCCGACAGCTGAGGCTTAAAAACAGGGTAAGATTCCAAACCCTCCTCTTGGCAGTCCACTAGCAAATAGCCTGTAATGAGTACAAGGGGTTTCATCAGAAACACTGTCAGTTTGAAAATAGTTTTAGCTATGGTCTGGAACCAAATTATCAAACTCCACAAACTGGCGACTAGTGATCATTATAGGCAGACTTCTCTTTCAATCATGGTTGTTAGAGAACTTATGGTGAACCCATTCATGATAGGCATACTAAGTTATTACATATTGTACAGAGGTCATAAAAAAGGTTGACATATATTAAGCACACATGTGCACAGCATACCTTGATGGCTTAACTCTGGCACTGAAGCAGTAGTGAAGGATTGCAAAAAGTTTAACACTGTCTTGATATTAAGTCAGTGGCCATCAATATCATGATCATCATCATTGTCACTAAAATCTGAATCAGTGCAAGACTCAGAATCTCCATCACTTACAGAATTGGAAGCCTCCAAATTTTCTGATGAATTCCAATCAGGTGGAAATATTCTCTGAAGTGCTTCTGTTAGTGCCCCTCCTGTCCTCTCAATCTTGTGAAGCCATTTAGACCAGTGAACAGCAGTGCGTAGGTCAACAGTCAAATCATTCTCAAACATTTCCCTACAGACACCCAAGATTCCTGTGTAGGTGCTTCCCTCCATCACAGTTGCCCGTGAGAGAAGCGAGGTCACCAAGCAATGATAAGCAGCTTCATCAGGCTTAAGCCCAGCCATTTTCATCTCCTCGAAGCATTTCAACGCCCTATCTGGTAGTGACACCCTAGCCCAACCTTTAATCAAGGTGGTATATGTCTTGACATTAGGTTTCAATCCTACATCTGCCATTTCTTGAATCACATTTTCTGCTCTCTACAATAAATAGTTCAAAAGAGAAGTTACCAAATAGTGTGCAACAAAGGCCAGGATAGATACTTTCACATTCATAATTTTCCAGTAAGAATAAAATGAAGCCACCTAGGCGCATTGTGCAAATAAAGGGCCATACAAACATTGTGCTCGGCTGGCTTCAACAACATCCATTAATGTTTATCCCATTGCATTGTACTATCACTATCAGCCTATGCCCAGTTCTGTCACCACAAACTAGTAATAAATATTTTCGATGCAAAATGTGCATACCCGCATGTCTCCTGCTTTGCAGCAAGCATTTATGTAGGATGTATATGTATGGATGTTAGGAGGGACTCCATCCTCTTTCATTTGTTTCATTAAATCTGCAGCCTCCCAGACATCTCCTCTTCGAGCCCAACTGCAcgaaaaatatgtgaatgtaATAATATAAGAAAATACAATATCTAACAAGCATTTGAGAAACTATTAGTATTTTAGATTATATTATGGCTCAAAAAAACAATAAATGAACATGAAATGAACACAAGTGCCTGAGTTACTGAggtaaaatatttatatttggtCCCTTTTGAAATCATTTTTCACAAATGGGCCCCATGGGGTAATAATCTCTGAAAATGGACCCTTTGCCCGGAAGCCTGACATTTGGCACTGTGCTAGTTGTCATGTAGGAACTTGCAAGTCCATACAGAAGAAAGCACCAGATGTCACAGCGACATGCTATTCTACAACGGCACCAAATATAATGATGCCATGCAAAAGGGTCCATTTTCAAAATTGTTCCCCATGAGGTCTATATGTAAAACAAAATATCTTAAAAGGGGATCAAATTGTAAAGATTTCCTTTTACTGAGGCAGTAAATAACCAAAAATATTCAGACGCCATAAGACTGCATAGAAATGAAGTTAATTGGCATTAACTAATGTGTGTATATTGGTACCTACCCATCAATCAAAATATTATATATGAATGTATTCCTTGGTATCTTTTGAAAGCTCATCTCTCGTGTGACTGCTAAGGCGCTTTGCATCCTTCCTGATTTGCAACAGGCTCTGAGCAATGTTTCATAAATGTACACATCAAGCTTTAGACCACTCTCTTTGATTTTGGTGAAATACTCAAAAGCCTTTCCAATATCTCCACCAGCAGCATAACCTCTCATAATGATAGTGTATGTATGCTCATTTGGTGCAATGCCAGCAATAGCCATCTTGTCAAGCACAGAAACGGCTCTTTCAACCTGCAAACACACACAAAACAGGTTAATGCCAGAAGTACAGTGTGAGTGTGAAGAACCTAACATgcagttgaaaaaaaaaagtacctgATGCTTTCTAATTAGCCCATGGATAAGAGCATTGTAAGTCATTACAGTAGGAGCACAGCCACTTCGCCGCATCAGATCAAGGGTATCCAGAGCCCTTTTCATATCTCCAGCAACTGCAAATCCTTCTATAATAGGCCTGAATGTTCTATTTGATGGTTGCATTCGTTCCTTCTGCATTTTTTCAAATATGCGAATAGCTCGATCCATATTTCCCATCTTACAAAATGCCTCTATCAGCAAATTGTATATGGCACGATCAGGCTGCAAACCTGATTTTAGCATGTCCTCGAATATGCTAAAAGCATTTGCAAAGTCATGCAAATGGATAAATCCATTGATCAGCATAGAGTAAGTTTTGTTATTATGCTTGATACCATATGATTCCATTTCTTTGCTAATAGTTAACGCTTTAGGAACCTTCCCAAtctgaaaaaaagaaattccaaaCTGGCATCAGTGATCGTATTTCATTCGGACATGTGCAGAGGGATGTACAAATAATATAAAGCTTCAAGTTCAAATGATTTGTCAAACAATTTAATGACCACATGGTTTAAATGAAAGGTGCACTTCAAGCATCTTATTTTGTCAATCATCCTTCCATTAAAGTCGCAACGCACTAGTATAATGAAGCTACTTTGAAGCCTTTGATGCATTGACACAAAAAGGACAGCgatagaagaaaaaggaaaaagtccattttactcccctcacatgtttgtccacttaaccccctgaataaaatttaggctcaccttactcctctaaactatttcatttggtcaaatctaccccctaatctgatttatcttttttatttctccatgtatgagttgaattttgagttcaaattttgtgagcagatgtaaaacatgatgccttatgtaaaaaaaattatactaagaattttttatagttattttcatatgttaggaatatttaatatgaaattgatcttagatatacaaattataaaaaagtaatcatgaaaattttctaatgtatttttctaacatagagCATCAAGCTATAAGTCAAgtgacaaaatctgaaattaaaattcaacttgtacgcgaagaaacaaaaaagagaaatctaattagggtgtagattgaaccaaatgaaatagttcgggggagtaaagtgaacctaaattttgcttagagAGCTAAGCGgataaagtaaataggtgaggggagtaaaatggactttttccgaAGAAAAACAAAGCATATTCAGCATGATAATCAGACTGGAATACATGAGAACACACAAGAGGCGAACTAACCTTGACATACAGATTAATTAGGCAACCATAAGATATTATCGATGGTTTAAAGCCACACTCCTGCaaagtggaaaaaaaaactttgaatCAGATTGGCAAATGCAGCACTTCATCCCCCTTCCATCCCATATCAAAAGCATCAAACATATTTTAGGTTAAGAAGGTGAGCATAATAAATGTAAAAACAATTCTTTCTTAGTAACACATGGCATTTCGTTATCAGATGCCTTCCCACTATACCTTCAGCCTTTTGAACACAATTAGACACTTCTTTTCATCCTGAATGATAGTATATCCATGCATCATACTGTGATAAACATCAATAGGAGCATCAATTCCATCCTCTTCCATTTCACGGACCAGCTCTTCAGCTCGATCCATATTCCCAGATTGGCTGCAAAAGTACACACACCTGAGTGCTATAACATGATCTATTGGTAAACAAATAATATAGCAATCGTTCTCCAGATAGCTGTATATTTTTAAGATGTTTATGAATCTGGTAGCCGATAACTACTAACCAGTGAGCATGTATAATGTTGCTATATATGATTCCGTTTAGATTGTCGAGCTTGGTCTTCGCCTCTTTGAACAAGTTGTCTGCAGATCTTCCAGAACAAGGTAAAACGATTAGCAAGAAACCAAGGGTACTGAACTACTGATATGACAAAGACTAAAAAGGAAAAGACTGAGTATCACATATGAAAGGGCAGTTCTGGCTATATCAGAATCCTCGAATAAAGCATGTTGAGTAGCACAAAGAGTAACATTGAGGTAATGGGGGAAATAGAGAGAATACTCACTGAGCATCATTAATTTTTGCATATCCTGCAATAAGGATACTATAAGTAACAACTGTCAGCTCAAGGCCCTCAGATTTCATTTCCTCAATGCATGAAAGTGCACCACGCATATCTCTAGCAACTGCATAAGCGTGAACAAGGCTGCATGAAATGAAGTAAATTTAATGCAGGAGACAAGCCAGCATAGAGACATTGCTAGGGCTAGTTTGCCAGTCATTCACGCACATACATGCATATGATATTGAATATAGTAAAGTAAAGAGAAACCAGGACTGAtgtgacttaggacaaacctagaTGGACTTAAATTTGTGATAGCAGGAAGCATCAAATTGAAACAACAGCAATGATGCACCTACCTTGTGAAGACAAACGCATTGGGCTCTATTCCTCTTGCTCTCATGTTCTCAAATGTTGCACGAGCATGATGCTTATCACCTCGCTTGGCGTAATACACAACCATCAGACCAAATTCCCTCCTTGATGGCTGAACAATCAAGGTAAAAGGAGACTATAATTAATGCCACCAAAAGTGAAACCTTAAAACTATGATACAACTCTATATTCTAAGCAtaaatccaaagaaaaaaaaatcgaccTACATATTTTTCCCTTCCATTTGGAGCCTGCACATTGAGTAAAGGAGCTACGGAACTTTTGTAAGAACTTGAACTTTTGTAATACATGACTACTAGTTACCCAAAAAAATGGTCGCAACTGAAACATAATTGTATCCacataaaacaaattaaatggTCACCAACTCCAGATCTCTAATGAATTATAGGGCAAGGCAGCAAAATTTATGTCAAATTTATCAGGGGGTATGTGATGCATGCTATTAATACAAACAAGGAGTACATTGCAGAACAAGGAATGGCTTCGTACTTGAATCCGGATGGGAAGAATGGAATTATTCATTGTCTGATCAAGTTGGAGATTAGGTTTGGCTATCAGCTCATGATTGCAAATGACATCAAACAAACACCGTGTAACATTGTAATTTGATCTACATCTATGATAAGCAGATGGAAATATTCAGTAGCATCCTAACAAAGCTGATTCTAAGCATATTTTGCTGGCGCCTTCTGCTATTTAAAAAAACATATCAGAGCGAGTAGCCCAGCAAGGTAGCAATGCTTGCAGATTAAAGACGAAAGACAGGAGAGCTTCAGCTGTCTCCGGATTCTACACCTTGAAATAACGTAAATGGAATCCTACAGGAAACAGGGTGATGATGCTGAGATGATCGGCAAAATCACCTTGGGTATCCGCTCGAAAGCAGAGACGACGGCCTGCCAGTCTTCGGGCCGCGACTCCAGCACCCTCCGGAACTCGCGGCACGCCTCGTCCCTGCCCTTGTGCCACGGCGAGCGAGGctcccgccgctccccgccTTCCACCCAgcgcgcccgctcctccgctcTGGCCCTCCCTTTCCTCCCGTCGTCGAGTCGCACGGTGAGCGACTTCCCCCGGAATTCCACCccgtccacctccaccgcccgctccgccgcggACTCCGGGTCGTCGCCCCCGTAGTAGAGGAAGCAGAAGCCGACATTGCGCTCGGGGTCGTCGTGGCCGCGCACGAGCTCCACCTTCTCCAGGGGCCCGAACTGGCGGAAGAACTCGGCGATCTCCGGCTTCCTCGCCCACAGCGGCAGGTTCCCCACGAAGACCTTGCCCTTCTGCCGGAAGTCCTCCTGCCGAagcggcgccgcctcctgctccggctccggttccggcggtggcggaggaggcggaggctcCTCAATCGCctcgagcgacggcggcgggggcggaggcggcggtggggagagCTTGCTCGAGAGCCATAGCTTGGAGGAGAGGGGGTttgtgggaggaggcggcggcgggggtggagaaGGTTTTGGGGGCGCAGGCGGGGgctgggaggggcggcggaaggaggcggaggaggcgaggggCTTGAAGGTCCTGGGAAGCGGGAGGTGGGGAgtgggcgaggaggcggcggggagcgagAGGAATTGCATCAGCATGGCGGCGTCGGATTTTCGAATGGCCCGGGAAGACGATGATGGCCAGCTGCGTCAGTCAGGCAGGGTGGAAGTGGATGGAGGATaaggcgcggcggcgacagacAAGCTCTCTCATACCAGATTTCCCTCCCTCTACGATTTTCTGATTTGGCCCTTGGTTTGTTCTATTGTTTGGTGCGAGTCCCCACTGAAGAACTGGGCCGGGTTTCTTTGGGGCTCCTATATCTTCCGTGTGTGCTGCTGGTTAAGCAACATGGTTTTAAAGCTAATTAGATCCAAATTAGAAGATTCAACATTGTGTATCAGATTAAACATTTTAGCatattagattcaacatttGTTTAAAATCAAATCAACATTTGTAAAATActtgattcaacattttataaaacaTACATTCAACATTCAATATTTAGGAACACATCTTGAAAAAAtatgttcaacatttttttaaacctacatcaacatttttttaagaaaatgtcCATCGTTTCCTCTTCTCCggagctggtggcggcggcggcgccaacaGGAGCAGTGGTGCCGGCACAagggcggcgggaggagcagCGACGGGGGCAGTGGCAGGAGGGGTGGAGCGGCGGGTTGATGGCAGAGGGTTGAGAGAGGAGCCAAATCCAACGGTAGGAGTTTCACGTACAAATCTCAAACACTAGAAGCCAAATAACTAAATAGCTATCGGAAACCATATAGGATCCACGGGTTTCTTTTAGGGCTAATTGGGCTGGATCTCGAAAAATACATCGATCCATTTTTTTGAATTTGTACTCTACCTTCCAGCCATTTTCATGATGTCTTTGCTTTTTCATATGATTATTACGCGTTGAACAATGTATTTTAAGCTATGATCCACTTGAGGAATGAACTTAGTTACTTGAAGACCACTGAATAAGAGCGCGTTGATCAGCTTGCATTAGCAGGCAATAACTTTTAAACTCTTACACAAACAATCCACTCCAGTAGCCAGTGGTCACACTTGCACAAACATCTCATAACACAACCGAAGTTACACGATGCAAGACAGCAAAAGCACACACGTACGTAGTCACGAAATGGGTAGAGACGAATTGAAGGTGGAGCATGCGATTCAGCGCTTCCTGATGGCGAAGGCGGCCAAGATGACGAGGAGTACGAagacgaggacggcgaggaaggaggcgacgacggcgccgctgGTGCGCTGGCAGAAGCCGTGGAACTGCATGCAGATGGGCACCCAGTTGGCGCGGAGGTTCCCCGAGTGCGCCAGGTCcacgatggccgccgccgccgctgcagccgccgTCAGCATCGCGACAATTATCTGCAACGCGTAGTGATCAGTATAACCAATCGTCATGCTGTTCCTCTAGTGTCGCATAGGCTTGCTTGTCTGATCGAGTGCAAGAAACTAAAGGATATAGAGAGAGAGTTATTAGCCACCGTGTCGCAGACGAGCAGGAGGTGGCGCAAGCCGATGGCCTGTgggcggaggacgacgacggcggagaaggggagggacagcaCCAGGTACCCCGCCGCGATCGCGTTGGCCACCATGAAGAACCTGCAGCATTAGCACTTGATTATTAGTTCATCAATTCTACAAGTGGGTATATGATATGCTGCGACTATTGGTGGGCGAGGGAGACTACTGACAGGAGCGCCGGGAAGTCGTCGAAGCGGGCGCGGAACTGGAAGAACTGGGTGAAGACGGAGAGCGTCTCGTCGGAGGTGCctgtggcgatggcggcggcgagggtgggcCCGAAGGCCGCGATCCTGAGCACGAAGtcgacgagccccacgcacCGGCTGCCGCGGTCGGCCCGCCGGAAGAACGGGACCCCCGTCTTGCGAGGCGCCGTGGTCGCTGCTGCAGCTGCGGGGACGGCTGACGATGTCGCGGGAGGAGCCGTGGCCACGGCCGGGGCCTTGCCGTGGTGGTGGGCGACGTCGTCGATGGGGATGAcggtcgcggcggcgggggcctcgCTGGTGCTCATGGTTGCCGCCGTGCAAGTTGGGCGCAGGCTTTTTGTGAGGTGATGGGGTGCTTGATCAGCTAGATTGCTTAAGTGCGTGCTTGCCTTTGAGTGCGTGGAGAGAAGATTTATAGAACTACTCCTAGCTAGCAGCTGTTCGGGTATCTTCGTCTGTGCATTGTGAAGTGAAGTTAGTGAAGAGGTCTGGAGCAGGAGGGTGTGGTGGTGTGGTTTAGGATCGGAATGGAGGAGGTAGGGAGTGGTTACCAACTGCTATGCAAGCGCCAAGCAGATGGAGCGATTGGCCAACTCTGTTAGCGTGTGAGAGGACCTAGGATGAAACGAGCAAGTCATGTCATATAGTACTCCAATTCACAGCTGCTTTTAGCTGCAAACCTTGGTACGGTTCTTCTTCACATTCACCGGAACGCCGCTAGTGTGCCCGAGCGgtcacgtagcatggccgttCACTCCGGATCTCCGCCTGTCTCTGGCCCAG harbors:
- the LOC117849714 gene encoding casparian strip membrane protein 1; protein product: MSTSEAPAAATVIPIDDVAHHHGKAPAVATAPPATSSAVPAAAAATTAPRKTGVPFFRRADRGSRCVGLVDFVLRIAAFGPTLAAAIATGTSDETLSVFTQFFQFRARFDDFPALLFFMVANAIAAGYLVLSLPFSAVVVLRPQAIGLRHLLLVCDTIIVAMLTAAAAAAAAIVDLAHSGNLRANWVPICMQFHGFCQRTSGAVVASFLAVLVFVLLVILAAFAIRKR
- the LOC117848682 gene encoding uncharacterized protein, which encodes MLMQFLSLPAASSPTPHLPLPRTFKPLASSASFRRPSQPPPAPPKPSPPPPPPPPTNPLSSKLWLSSKLSPPPPPPPPPSLEAIEEPPPPPPPPEPEPEQEAAPLRQEDFRQKGKVFVGNLPLWARKPEIAEFFRQFGPLEKVELVRGHDDPERNVGFCFLYYGGDDPESAAERAVEVDGVEFRGKSLTVRLDDGRKGRARAEERARWVEGGERREPRSPWHKGRDEACREFRRVLESRPEDWQAVVSAFERIPKPSRREFGLMVVYYAKRGDKHHARATFENMRARGIEPNAFVFTSLVHAYAVARDMRGALSCIEEMKSEGLELTVVTYSILIAGYAKINDAQSADNLFKEAKTKLDNLNGIIYSNIIHAHCQSGNMDRAEELVREMEEDGIDAPIDVYHSMMHGYTIIQDEKKCLIVFKRLKECGFKPSIISYGCLINLYVKIGKVPKALTISKEMESYGIKHNNKTYSMLINGFIHLHDFANAFSIFEDMLKSGLQPDRAIYNLLIEAFCKMGNMDRAIRIFEKMQKERMQPSNRTFRPIIEGFAVAGDMKRALDTLDLMRRSGCAPTVMTYNALIHGLIRKHQVERAVSVLDKMAIAGIAPNEHTYTIIMRGYAAGGDIGKAFEYFTKIKESGLKLDVYIYETLLRACCKSGRMQSALAVTREMSFQKIPRNTFIYNILIDGWARRGDVWEAADLMKQMKEDGVPPNIHTYTSYINACCKAGDMRRAENVIQEMADVGLKPNVKTYTTLIKGWARVSLPDRALKCFEEMKMAGLKPDEAAYHCLVTSLLSRATVMEGSTYTGILGVCREMFENDLTVDLRTAVHWSKWLHKIERTGGALTEALQRIFPPDWNSSENLEASNSVSDGDSESCTDSDFSDNDDDHDIDGH